In the Wyeomyia smithii strain HCP4-BCI-WySm-NY-G18 chromosome 2, ASM2978416v1, whole genome shotgun sequence genome, one interval contains:
- the LOC129725047 gene encoding syntaxin-10: MMEDPFFVVKDEVFKALNKTRGLYLRWRELNDAQSDDTIAEADWTTTELKNSLRSIEWDLEDLEDTISIVEKNPNKFKIDNKELSSRRHFIDATRNEVKSMKDRMSINRNRDRDITARQPLLDNCDNGSPQNQTNKNFINNNCIIGNDSNGAHISGGISCHLNNNNLNLTGTGKHLISSAGAAMAASRHSGTKYSKLENNLDDSPSHYASSSSAVLDSGSNRFIEDTFATQQRILATQDEQLDVISDSIGTLKTVSRQIGIELDEQAVMLDEFGNELEQTESKLDSTMKKVAKVLHMTNDRRQWMAIVVLSITLVVVIIFYIIL, encoded by the exons ATGATGGAAGATCCATTTTTCGTAGTGAAAGA cgAAGTATTCAAGGCATTGAATAAGACACGTGGATTATACCTTAGGTGGCGCGAACTTAATGATGCTCAATCTGATGATACCATCGCAGAAGCTGATTGGACCACCACTGAACTAAAAAATTCACTGAGGAGTATTGAATGGGATCTCGAAGACCTAGAAGATACGATAA GCATTGTAGAGAAAAATCCTAACAAATTCAAAATCGACAACAAGGAGCTTTCTAGCAGACGACATTTCATCGATGCCACTCGCAATGAGGTGAAATCGATGAAAGATCGCATGAGTATCAATCGTAACCGTGACCGAGACATAACTGCGCGACAGCCGCTACTGGACAATTGCGATAACGGGTCACCACAGAACCAGACTAACAAAAATTTCATCAATAATAATTGCATAATTGGCAACGATAGTAACGGGGCGCATATTAGTGGTGGGATTAGCTGTCATTTAAACAACAACAATCTTAACCTAACTGGTACAGGGAAGCACTTAATTAGTTCTGCTGGAGCAGCAATGGCGGCATCACGACATAGTGGAACTAAGTATTCCAAATTAGAAAACAACTTAGATGACAGCCCGTCACACTATGCATCATCTTCGTCTGCAGTATTAGACAGCGGATCGAATAGGTTTATCGAAGATACGTTTGCCACTCAGCAAAGGATATTAGCCACACAGGATGAACAGCTAGATGTGATCAGTGATTCGATTGGTACGCTGAAAACGGTCTCACGACAAATCGGAATCGAATTAGATGAACAGGCAGT GATGCTGGATGAATTCGGGAACGAACTTGAACAAACCGAATCGAAGTTAGATTCCACAATGAAGAAAGTGGCCAAAGTACTACATATGACAAATG ACCGCCGCCAATGGATGGCAATTGTAGTTCTTTCAATCACACTGGTAGTTGTAATAATATTTTACATCATACTTTAG